DNA from Toxoplasma gondii ME49 chromosome X, whole genome shotgun sequence:
ATGCAGCACCTCCAGATAAGCTGCCGCCATCCACAGTTTCAAAAACGAAAAATGGATAAAAAGGGGACCATCTTATTCAAACTGACACTTTTCAGTCTTCGTCGCAGCCCAGGAGACGTCAGAAAAAATCGTGGCCCAAGGAACCAGCTTTCCTGCACGATGCTGAAAAGAAGCTGTGAAGACGAGTTGCCGCACCTAAAACGTCGATACAATCACGCCTCTCAACTTTTCTGAATGTGTTTTGACTCCGAGGAGGCTCATGGATCGAGGcaaaaagagagcgaagaaagtgTAAAAAACACGGTATCTCTGGGAGATTGGGGATTCGTCAAATGCCAGTTTGTGGGTTGTCTATTCATCCCACGGGGTCCCGCCATAGTTTTGGTGCCATTACATCCGGAAACAATATTGTTAGGCTCAAATTTCGTTAGGCAGTGCCTATGGAATTATTTCTCGGAAAAAAATATGAGAACCAAAAACAAACCTGTCTCCAATACCATTTTTTGTATCTTAGCTACTTACAGGGTACTTCGTACAAGGCTTGAATATGTCTCTGCGTCCATCTAGTCTGGTGCTCGGTTACACATATGTTAGAAGCGAACTCTCCGCCTCaatttttcttttctttggaCTTCGGTGGTCGGCACTGACGCTTTGCTAGCCCTCGCCTTTGGCGACATTCAGCACCCTTGTCTGGACCAAGCCCTTTCCCCACGAGCACAGCCGACTGGCACCAGACGAGTGTATGGTATCTCTACGAAACACAGCACGCCGTTACTcctcgaggaaagagacacttttaaagaacagagaaaacgtctCGAGAAGATTCTGCGGGCGGCTTCACCGCTGCTGCCTTTCTGCGCCATTTAGAACAAGGTGTTCGCCACCTCGTTTATGGCTTATCCGGCCTTCTGCTTCAAAAGGAAAGGCGACCCCTGCTAGCGACCAGTCTTGTTTCTTTGCCAAGAGGCACCTGCACGTCAAAACCCAAACATCATTTGCTCGGGGTAAAATCTGTCGCGGACTGTCTACAGCAAATACGCTGCTTTCTCTGAAACACCAGCGACCTTGACAAGCCACACGCGGGTCGCCCTAGACCGGCTGTCTGCGAGTCTGCAAACGGCAGTTAGCCGAAGCGAAAAACCAATCAGGCACAGCGCTGGACTCGGGGCACCGGTTTCGGTCAGGGCCCCGAAAGAACCCGTTTCGTGGcctgtgtcttttctctgctcgaAGACGCTAGCTGTGCTTGTGTCTTGCGCTACCTGCGGCCCCTCTAAATGTCTGCCCGCAACTGCTAGCTGCTGGTCTCGTTGACCGTTGCCGACAAGATCCACGAGAGCGGCGACAACGAGCATACCAGACCCGAAGGCAGGAGCGGAATCCGAGCAAAGACACCTGTCAAAAAATAATCCTTTTTTATCTTGGACTCGGCCGGATCTGTGTGTCTTGCAACCACTGCTTCGCATAGCGCTGTCCCGACATCCCGCAGCGCCAACCGTACCACAGTGTTACTTCTGCCAGCTAGTTATTGCGCAGTCTCGGCCAGGAGCCGCAAACAGCGCGCTGGCGGATTCGCATTTCTATTTCCGGGAATTCCAAGTCAAGACGCATGTCAAGTGACCAAGGCGTCGACGCGTCGAACTCTGTGAAAGCCTTCCACTTGTAACCGGTCAACATGGCGCAATACAAGTCACGCCCTTTGGCAGCTGTTCTGCTGCTCATTACCGTCGGATCGCTGCTGACCGCTTCCGAATCGGTCCAGCTTTCTGAAGGCATGAAGAGGCTCAGcatgagaggaagaagtcccAGCCCGAAAACGGGAAGATTTgagagtggagacgaagggacATCTACAATGTCGCCCTCCGTCGCAGCACGCCAACAGGAACTAGGGCTGCTC
Protein-coding regions in this window:
- a CDS encoding hypothetical protein (encoded by transcript TGME49_214070); translated protein: MRSSGCKTHRSGRVQDKKGLFFDRCLCSDSAPAFGSGMLVVAALVDLVGNGQRDQQLAVAGRHLEGPQVAQDTSTASVFEQRKDTGHETGSFGALTETGAPSPALCLIGFSLRLTAVCRLADSRSRATRVWLVKVAGVSEKAAYLL